GACGCGCAGCTTGTTTGCCTTTCGCAACCCGTGTGCTGCCGAGACAATGTCGCGGATTTCGTCCATGGTGGCAACCAGCTCATCATCTGCGCAGGCATCCCCAAGCACAGGATAGTCGGCAAGGTGCACCGACTCGTCCCCGGTTAGGCCGCGGTAGATCTCTTCTGCCAGCAGCGGGGCTAGCGGCGCGATGGCACGCATGAGGACTTCGAGAACTGAATACAGTGTATCGAAAGCGTCTTCGTCCTCGTCCCAGAAGCGCTGGCGGGACGTGCGAACGTACCAGTTGGTCAACACGTCAGTGAAGCGCTCCACCGCGTGAGCAGCACCGGCTACATCGTAGGAGTCCTGATCGGCGTCGACCTCTTCGACTAGCTTCTTGACCGAAGCGATCAGGTACCTATCCATGACAGGTAGCGAAGCAATCTTTTCCCGATCTGCGAAGTCAATCTTCTTCGCCGCATACCCCTCGCCGTTATTGCACGCGCCAGCGTACAGGGCAAAGAAGTAGTAGCAGTTCCACAACGGCAACATGACCTGGCGGACGGTGTCGCGAATCGCCTTCTCGGTAACCACGAGGTTGCCACCGCGCACCACTGGCGAGGACAGCAAGAACCACCGCATCGCATCCGATCCATAAGAATTGAATACCTGGTTCACATCCGGGTAGTTGCGCAGGGACTTGCTCATTTTGCGGCCGTCATCTCCGAGGACTATGCCGTGGCTTACGCAAGAGGTGAAAGCAGGACGATCAAACAGGGCGGTCGCCAGCACGTGCAGGGTGTAGAACCAGCCGCGAGTCTGCCCAATGTATTCGACGATGAAGTCGCCCGGGTAGTGGTTTTCGAACCACTCCTGGTTCTCGAATGGGTAGTGCACCTGCGCGTACGGCATGGACCCCGAGTCGAACCAGCAGTCGAGCACGTCCGGAATGCGACGCATCATGGACTTGCCAGTTGGGTCATCGGGGTTGGGGCGCACCAAAGTGTCAATGAACGGCCTGTGCAGGTCTTTCACTTCTACTCCGAAGTCGCGCTCTAGTTCTTCCAGCGAGCCGTATACGTCTACTCGCGGATACTGCGGGTCGTCGGACTTCCACACCGGAATCGGGCTTCCCCAGAAGCGGTTACGCGAGATGGACCAGTCGCGAGCACCTGCCAGCCACTTGCCGAACTGGCCTTCCTTAATATGGTCAGGCACCCAGGTGATCTGCTCATTCAGCTCGACCATGCGGTCGCGGAAAGCAGAAACCTTCACGAACCAGGAGGATACTGCCTTGTAAATCAGCGGCTTGCGGCACCTCCAGCAGTGCGGGTAAGAGTGGGCGTAGGACTGCTGACGTACCAGCACGGCTCGCTGCTCGCGAGGAATACGGGCAAGCGGCCCCTCATCGTCTTCAATGCCGCGGCGCAGATCGCGAACAACCTGCTTATTAGCGTCAAATACCTGCAGGCCTTCGTACTCAGGTACCTGCGAGGTGAATTTGCCCGCCTCGTCCACAGGAACGACGGCCTTGATGTCTGCCGCCATGCAAGTAAACATGTCGTCTTCACCAAAGGCAGGTGCCGTGTGCACCAAGCCGGTGCCATCTTCGGTGGACACGTAATCGGCGCTTACTACCGTAAACGCATTCGGCCCAGGAACTTCGCCCTCTTTGGCCCCATCCATGAAGTAATCAAAGATTGGAGTGTAGCGGCGCCCTAGCAGATCTTTCCCCTTGTATTCAGCTACTACTTGCGGGTCCTCGCCCAGCTCTTTGGCATAGTTGGGAGCCAGGGCCTTGGCGATCACAACCTTCTCGCCGGCCAACGGCGAGTCCAGGTCGGATGCTACCGCAATGGTTACGTAGTCGATGTCTTCGCCAACGGTAATGGCCAAGTTCGACGGTAGCGTCCAGGGAGTAGTCGTCCAGATCAGCGCCAGCTCGCCCGTCTCTAGGCGCAGGCCTACGGTAACCGTGTTGTCCTGGCGAATCTGGTAGACGTCGTCATCCATCTTCAGTTCGTGGTTGGACAGCGGAGTTTGGTCGTGCCAACAGTACGGCAGCACCCGGTAACCCTCATATGCCAGCCCCTTGTCGTAGAGCTGCTTGAAAGCCCAGATGACCGACTCCATGTAAGTCACGTCTAGGGTCTTGTAGTCGTTTTCGAAATCTACCCAACGGGCCTGTCGGTTGACGTATTCTTGCCATTCGTCGGTGTAACGCAGCACAGAGGAGCGGCAGGTGTCATTGAACTTTTGGATGCCGATGCCGTCAGGGCCTTCAATCTCGGACTTATCTTCGATGCCCAGGATGCGTTCTGCCTCGAGTTCGGCGGGTAGGCCGTGTGTGTCCCAGCCAAAGCGACGCTCTACCCGCTTGCCCTTCATGGTCTGGTAGCGCGCGACGGAATCCTTTACGTACCCGGTCAGCAGGTGCCCGTAGTGGGGCAGACCATTGGCGAACGGGGGGCCATCGTAGAACACGAATTCGTTTGAGCCGCCCTCGCCCGCATCACGGTTGCGGATCGATTTGCGGAAAGTGTCGTCTTCTTTCCAATAGGCCAGGGTCTCCTCTTCCATCTGGGGGAAGTTAGGAGAGGAGGCGACTGCGCTATCACGGTGGCGTGGGTAGGCCCCTCGCTTTGCTTCTTGCGGATCCTTGCTCATGGTCTCCTTTTCCTCTGCTTCGAGGACGACATGAGCCGCGGTACCACCTCGGTTGCCACCTAAACCCTGCGTCAAGATGGCCACTCATTGCAGCTGTGTCGGGCTTACCCGCTGGGGTCTACTTAGTTACCCGTTCTTCCCAGTGCTCCCCGGTGATTGCCGGATCAATGCCCCTCCAGTGTAACTATGGCTCCAGTACTAGCAAAACCGTATTCGCCTTTTGGGAATTGTGGTGTTAGCCACCTACTTTTTGCGTGCGACGAGCGTATTTGTAGCTTGCGCGGTAGGTCTGATGATGACCGAATCGATATTTACGTGGACTGGGCGGGATAGACACCAGCAGATCAAATCCGCTACGTCCTCGGCAGACAGCGGATTGTCGACTCCTTCGTAGACCTTGTCGGCTGCCTCCTGCGAGCCAAGTCGGTTCAGGGAGAACTCTGCTGTCTTCACCATGCCGGGAGCGATCTCTATTAACCGCACATCTTCGCCCACCAGTTCTTGACGCAGCGTTAGCGGGATCATTCTTTCCGCATGCTTGGCGGCCACGTAACCGCCTCCACCAGGATAGGTATCGTGTGCGGCGGTGGAGGTAACGAAAACCAGGTCACCGCCCTCGCGCAAAGTGGGCAGAAACGCTTTGGTGACGTTTAGAGCAGTGGAGACGTTGCGAGAATACATTTCCTGCCAGTCCTCAACGGTGGTATCCGCGATCGGATCTTGGCCCACCGCGCCGCCGGCATTATTTACTACTACCCGCACGTCCGCGCCCAAGGACTGAGCCATTTTGTCCACTGCCTCTTTGTCCTTTAGGTCGCACACATAGTATTCGCAGCCGGTTTCCTTGGCGAGCGCCTCCAGTTTGTTTTGCCTGCGAGCTACTGCCACCACAGACCAGTCACTTGCGGCCAGAGCTCTGACGGTTGCCGCCCCGATGCCGGATGAAGCTCCTGTTACAACTACTTTCCCGCCGCGCGGATTTGCATATCGATCCATATCTCTAATCTAACGCTGCTTTCCCTGGCTGGCTGGTTCAACGGCTTGGTAAATTGGAGGAAACTTAGGAGGACGAATGCTAACAGTAGGAATTTTGGGCACTGGCTCCATGGGCAGCGCCATTGCCCGTGGCGTCGCTGCAAACGGCAAGGAAAAATTTCGGCTATGTCTTTACGCGCGCCGGAAGGAATCGTCTGCTCCACTTGCCGAGGAACTAGGTGCGGAAGTCGCAACAGACCCGGATGATCTGGTAACCAAGAGCGATATTACGGTAATCGCTGTAAAGCCCTACCAAGTAAACGGCGTGCTCAGTAAACTTGCAGACCCCAAACAGACCATCATTGTTTCGGTTGCTGCAGGCCGTTCCCTTGCCACCTTGCAAGAAGACCTCCCCACCGATGCAGCCGGGCTAGTTCGCGTGATGCCCAACGTAAACGCCTCCCTTGGCAGGTCAATGTCCGGCCTCGCAGCCAGCGAAGGCACCTCCCCAGAAACCCTTGAGAAGGTAGTCCAGGTGTTTGATTGCTGCGGTAACACCGAGGTCATTTCTGAGGACCTCTTCCCGGCATTTGCTGCCATTGCCGGATGCCTGCCTGGATGGATTTTCCAACTGATCGATTCTTTTGCCCGGGCAGGACTAGCCCATGGCATTCCCAAAGCTCAGGCTGTACGCATTGTCGCCACCGCCATGGCAGGTACGGCTGAAAACGTGGAAGCCCAAGCAGCAAAAGGGGAATTCACTCCGACTGATCTGGTCGATACCGTCCTCTCCCCCGGCGGGACCACTGTCGCCGGACTCCTGGCAGCCGAGGCAGCTGGGCTATCTAACGCAGCAACTGCTGCGGTAAATGCGGCAGTGCAAAAGGACAACGAACTGTCTAGGGCAAAGTGAATCCTTTACGTAAACTCATTCGCCCAATTTACGCACCGACCGTAATCTTTGCGATTGGCTCGGGAGCCGTGGCACCACTTATCGTGCTTGCCGCTCTGCAGATCGGGTTCACGTCCTCGCACGCATCCACCGTGATGGCATATTACGGCGTGGTTGGCGTTATCGCGGCACCATTGGTAGGCCATGTCTTGCTTCATTCCACTGACAAGCGCGGCCTGATGGGAGCAACGGCGATAGCTGCTATCTCGTTGGCAATATGCCTTTTCTCGCTGTATTCGCCCGGCACGGTAGCAAAGGTCGGCTACGTAATCGGTCTGACCGGTATCGCAGTAGCGGCCTCTGTATGGGCGATCGCCCGGCAGTCCTATCTTGCCGACAACATTGATTCCCGCTACCGGGCAACTGCCCTTTCGATGCTGGGGGGCATGATGCGCTTGGGCGTCATGGCAGGTCCTGCCTTGGGCGCCGCCATGGTGGCTTGGGCCGGCATCCCGTCAGTGTTTTGGCTACACCTAATAACAGCGCTGATAGCAGGCGCTATGATCGCAATCTTCCTGGTGCCGGAGCCGGGACGGGCAAAAACCGCCCAAACTGCGGCAAAGAAGTTAAATCGGAAAATCCGGCGAAAAGCCGATTCAGTTTCCACTGCAATTGCGGCTTTTGCAGGAATGTCGATGCACATAGTAAGAGCGAATCGGAACGTGCTGATTCCACTGTGGGGAGCGCACATGGGGCTCTCCCCGACGCTGATCTCTGCTACTTTCGCTATCTCTGCTGCCCTCGATGTGGCCATGTTTTACCCCGCAGGTAGACTCCAAGACCGCTACGGCCGCTTGGTGGCTCTACTTCCCGCCTACCTGATCATGGGCAGTGGATTCTTAGGGCTGGTGCTAGTAGACGGCAAGATGGCGTTCCTGATATTTGCTTCTTTGGTTGGATTCGGCAACGGTTTCGGCTCGGGCATTGTCATGACTATGGGCGTAGACATGTCCCCGGACGTTTATCGCGAACGGTTCTTGGGGTGGTGGACCGCAATTACCCAGGCGGGTAGCGCCGCCGGCCCCCTATTCGTAGCAGTTCTTACCGACACGGTGGGGCTAGCCGGGGCAATGTGGGCCACTGTAGCAGTGGCAACAATAGCTGCCCTGTGGGTGGGATCCCTATTCCCTCTTGCCTACGGGCGCCTAGGCCTCAACACGGCAGGCCGAGAGCTTACTTCGAGTTCGCTCGAATAAAGTCTTTTACCTTCTGCGCGTCATTCGGAAGAGCTTCGACCCGCCGCGGTCCGTCCATGATCCCCACGAAACGGGCCGGTACCTCTGGTTCATGCCCAGTAGCCTCTTCGATGGTATCGGCGAATTTTACGGGCAAAGCGGTCTCCAGGACCACCACGGGGCCACCGCAGCGATCGCGCAGCTGTTCGGCAACGTGCAATCCGTCGGCAGTATGAGGATCTATTTGCACGCCCTGCCTATCCCAATCGCGAATCTGCTCGATGCGATCAGCGTGGGTGGAGGATCCACTGATGAATCCGTAGTCTGCTACCTTCGCGAAAGCCGGCGAATCGGACAGGTCGAATAGTCCTTTTTCTGCCAGCTGCCGCCCAAATAGGTCCGCAGTTGCCTTTCCGTCGCGGTCCAACAGATCAAAAATAAAGCGTTCGAAATTCGAGGCTTTAGAAATGTCCATCGACGGGGAGGACGTTGCCAGCGTTTCGCTGGCAGGACGCACGCGATAGCGGCCTGTGCGGAAGAACTCCTCTAGTACATTGTTCTCGTTTGTAGCGACTATCAGCTTGTCGATTGGCAGCCCCATTTGCCTTGCAATATGGCCTGCACAGACGTCGCCGAAATTACCAG
The genomic region above belongs to Winkia neuii and contains:
- the ileS gene encoding isoleucine--tRNA ligase, coding for MSKDPQEAKRGAYPRHRDSAVASSPNFPQMEEETLAYWKEDDTFRKSIRNRDAGEGGSNEFVFYDGPPFANGLPHYGHLLTGYVKDSVARYQTMKGKRVERRFGWDTHGLPAELEAERILGIEDKSEIEGPDGIGIQKFNDTCRSSVLRYTDEWQEYVNRQARWVDFENDYKTLDVTYMESVIWAFKQLYDKGLAYEGYRVLPYCWHDQTPLSNHELKMDDDVYQIRQDNTVTVGLRLETGELALIWTTTPWTLPSNLAITVGEDIDYVTIAVASDLDSPLAGEKVVIAKALAPNYAKELGEDPQVVAEYKGKDLLGRRYTPIFDYFMDGAKEGEVPGPNAFTVVSADYVSTEDGTGLVHTAPAFGEDDMFTCMAADIKAVVPVDEAGKFTSQVPEYEGLQVFDANKQVVRDLRRGIEDDEGPLARIPREQRAVLVRQQSYAHSYPHCWRCRKPLIYKAVSSWFVKVSAFRDRMVELNEQITWVPDHIKEGQFGKWLAGARDWSISRNRFWGSPIPVWKSDDPQYPRVDVYGSLEELERDFGVEVKDLHRPFIDTLVRPNPDDPTGKSMMRRIPDVLDCWFDSGSMPYAQVHYPFENQEWFENHYPGDFIVEYIGQTRGWFYTLHVLATALFDRPAFTSCVSHGIVLGDDGRKMSKSLRNYPDVNQVFNSYGSDAMRWFLLSSPVVRGGNLVVTEKAIRDTVRQVMLPLWNCYYFFALYAGACNNGEGYAAKKIDFADREKIASLPVMDRYLIASVKKLVEEVDADQDSYDVAGAAHAVERFTDVLTNWYVRTSRQRFWDEDEDAFDTLYSVLEVLMRAIAPLAPLLAEEIYRGLTGDESVHLADYPVLGDACADDELVATMDEIRDIVSAAHGLRKANKLRVRQPLQTLTVVSENSAGLAGFKELVASEVNVKQMTLVPAAESGLEVAKELSLNPREFPPQVRKHTSALFKAQKSGAWTELEDGKVRFDGVEVDGEPVVLGPGQVATSVKVTAEEGQAATVLGNGTFVVLDTTVDAALEAEGYARDVIRVVQDQRKADGLHVADRINLVISVPQERIPDVRMHQQMIAAETLAKTVSFEANEESDSEVHASVTRVEK
- a CDS encoding SDR family NAD(P)-dependent oxidoreductase; the encoded protein is MDRYANPRGGKVVVTGASSGIGAATVRALAASDWSVVAVARRQNKLEALAKETGCEYYVCDLKDKEAVDKMAQSLGADVRVVVNNAGGAVGQDPIADTTVEDWQEMYSRNVSTALNVTKAFLPTLREGGDLVFVTSTAAHDTYPGGGGYVAAKHAERMIPLTLRQELVGEDVRLIEIAPGMVKTAEFSLNRLGSQEAADKVYEGVDNPLSAEDVADLICWCLSRPVHVNIDSVIIRPTAQATNTLVARKK
- the proC gene encoding pyrroline-5-carboxylate reductase, which gives rise to MLTVGILGTGSMGSAIARGVAANGKEKFRLCLYARRKESSAPLAEELGAEVATDPDDLVTKSDITVIAVKPYQVNGVLSKLADPKQTIIVSVAAGRSLATLQEDLPTDAAGLVRVMPNVNASLGRSMSGLAASEGTSPETLEKVVQVFDCCGNTEVISEDLFPAFAAIAGCLPGWIFQLIDSFARAGLAHGIPKAQAVRIVATAMAGTAENVEAQAAKGEFTPTDLVDTVLSPGGTTVAGLLAAEAAGLSNAATAAVNAAVQKDNELSRAK
- a CDS encoding MFS transporter encodes the protein MNPLRKLIRPIYAPTVIFAIGSGAVAPLIVLAALQIGFTSSHASTVMAYYGVVGVIAAPLVGHVLLHSTDKRGLMGATAIAAISLAICLFSLYSPGTVAKVGYVIGLTGIAVAASVWAIARQSYLADNIDSRYRATALSMLGGMMRLGVMAGPALGAAMVAWAGIPSVFWLHLITALIAGAMIAIFLVPEPGRAKTAQTAAKKLNRKIRRKADSVSTAIAAFAGMSMHIVRANRNVLIPLWGAHMGLSPTLISATFAISAALDVAMFYPAGRLQDRYGRLVALLPAYLIMGSGFLGLVLVDGKMAFLIFASLVGFGNGFGSGIVMTMGVDMSPDVYRERFLGWWTAITQAGSAAGPLFVAVLTDTVGLAGAMWATVAVATIAALWVGSLFPLAYGRLGLNTAGRELTSSSLE